Sequence from the Christiangramia fulva genome:
AGAATTGTCATTTTGCACCTGGGCTGCCAGGCTTTCGTTTAAGGTTTCAGCCTGGCTGATGATAGCATCAAACTGAGCGTTGATCTGGCTGGCAAGGTTTTCGGTTTCCATGGCAGGCTGCATATAATTGATATACTGGCTGAAGCTTTTTCCAGTTTCACTGCTTCCAAAATGTTTTCCGTTAAAGAAATCCTGAACGCTCTCGAGCGCTTTGATATATAAGGCTCTTGAAAAGTCTTCAGAATAATAAGCTTCCACATTTCCAGGAGAAGGGGTTCCCGTAAAGGCACCCGCAGGAAAACCAATTTTACCAGAGCGGATAAATTTTTCGAAATACATGATATAATCATTGGTAAACTTATCGATACTTCCAGTGCTGGAAGAGCTGGTGTTGTTCACGAACTGATCTCTGAAATCGCCCTGCCATGAAGAATTCACTTCTGCAGTAAGAGAATTGATACGTGAAGCGAGATTTTCCAGATAGGTTTTATAATCTTCAGAAGCATATTTAGCGGCGATCTCAGCATCGGTCTCACCAAGACCGTTGATCATATAATCCAGGGCCGGAAATCCCTGCTGATCGTATGCGTTAACCGAAGTAAGATCATAATCTCCCGCGATATTAGCTTCGATAGCCGAAGCATCGGCAGGATAGGTATTTAAGAAATGACGGAAATTGATCTCCATTGCCTTGCCAATTTCAAACATAGACACTGTTTGAAAATCAAGATAAGCTGTTTCAAAAGCGGCACGAAGTTCTGCTAGATTCGCTTCGGAAGGATCACTGGTAAAAGCAGTGGTTTTATCCTCAAGATCTTGGGTTGAATTTTTAAAATTCGAAAACGCGGGGATGATGATATTATCGGCCCAGTTGGCGAGCATTCCCTGACGATCGAAATTATTAGGATTAATACTGCCGCCTTCATCGTCTTTTGAACAGGCCGCAAAAACCAGAGTAAATACCAATAAAATTCCTGTGATTCTTTTCATTCTTCTTTATTTGTGATCGCAAAGGATCAATTCTTTATTTAGACTCGTTTAAAATAATTTCGGCAAATATAAGAATGCGAATAAATCAGTACAACATTATTTAGATTAATTTTAAATAAAGTTTATTAATAGAAGTTTTTAAAGCGATAAATACTCCTAATAATAAGCAGCGAAAATTTTGGAAGCCTCATTATAAGCCGATTCAAAACTGGTCATTTTGATATGAGTTTCGGCTTTCGCTTTATTAAAGTAAGAAAGCATTTTTTCGGAGGGCATATTCCCGGTAAGTTCATCCTTGGCCATCGGGCAGCCTCCAAAACCCTGTATGGCGCCATCAAAACGTCGGCAACCGGCCTTATAAGCCGCGTCGATCTTTTCATGCCAGCTCGAAGGTGTGGTATGAAGGTGCGCACCAAATTCAATTTCGGGATATTTGGGAATGAGGTTCGAAAACAGATAATCTATAATCTCAGGTGTTGAACTTCCCACGGTATCGGAAAGCGAGAGTATCTTCACCCCCATTTTCGAGAGTTTTTCGGTCCACTCCCCTACGATCTCCACATTCCATGGATCTCCATAAGGATTTCCGAAACCCATACTGAGATAGGCTACCACCTCTTTATTCGATTTTTCAGCGATATTGAGAATTTCCTGAAGCACTTCTACCGATTCCGCGATGGTCTTATGCGTATTCCGCATCTGGAAGTTTTCAGAAATCGAAAATGGATATCCCAGGTAATCTATCTCCTCGAATTTGGAAGCATCATCGGCGCCTCTGGTATTGGCAACGATGGCCAGAAGTTTGCTCCTGGTTTTGGAAAGATCAAGTTTAGAAAGTACTTCGGCAGTATCACGCATTTGCGGGATGGCTTTTGGAGACACAAAACTTCCGAAATCTATGGTGTCAAATCCGCAGCGCAATAAAGACTGAATGTAGCGGGCCTTTTCCTGAGTGGGAATAAAATCCCTGATTCCCTGCATGGCATCACGCGGACATTCGATAAGCTTGATCTCTGTCATACGCCCAAAGATAGTATTTTAAAGAAAATGGAAAAAGGCCTGGTTTTTATTGAAAATGCAAAAATTTCCAAAAGCTTTCTTTCTGAAGCAATGAAGAATTCGCAAGAGATTATTTCAGAATTAATACCGCAATTAAGATGAAAATGACGATTTGCATCCATTTAAGGAAATAACCCGATTTGGGATGCGATTTTATAAAAACCGAAATCTTATCGGCCAATAGCGCCACAATTGAAAAGATCAACAAAGCCTGCAGCATAAAAATGATTCCCAGGATATAGAACTGCATGACGGTGTTTCCTTCAGGTTCCCACAGAAAACCAGGGAAAAAAGCCAGGAAGAATATGCCCACTTTCGGGTTGAGCACATTCATGATAAATCCCTGCCGGTATAAAGACCAGAGACTTTTATTTTTTATTCCTTCCGAAGAAAAGGCGATCTCGGGATTGCTTTTATACACCTGCCAGGCGAGATATAGCAAATACCCTGCGCCAAAGATTTTAATGATCAGAAAAACATTTTCTGATTGCCTGATGATCGCGGAAACTCCGAAAGCAACAAGGCTGGTGTGAACAAGGATCCCGCTTACGAGGCCTGTAGCCGTTACAATTCCCTGTTTCGCATTATAAGCAATGGATCGAACCAGCACATAAATAATGTCCGGCCCTGGTGCCAGGGTTAATAAAATTGAAGCGGTCAAAAACGGAATTAACTGGTCGGCCATCTATCCATTTAAAATTTTAAATCCCTTTCTTAAGAATTTCCTGGTTGATCCTTTTGATCAAAGCAGGTCCTTCATAGATGAATCCGGTATAGAGTTGAACCAGGCTTGCACCGGCTTCCAGTTTTTCAATGGCATCTTCGGGGGTATGAATTCCTCCTACGCCGATAATCGGAAAAGCCTTATTGCTTTTTTCAGATAGGAACCTGATCACTTCGGTTGATCGTTTGGTCAAAGGTTTTCCGCTGAGTCCGCCGGTTTCATTTTTATTTTCAGAATGAATTCCTTCCCTTGAAATAGTTGTATTTGTTGCGATCACTCCGGCGATACCGGTTCCTTTTACAATTTCGATGATGTCCAAAAGTTGCTCATCGGTAAGATCGGGAGCAATTTTTAATAATATCGGTTTCGGTTTCGCTTTTTGATCATTTTTCTGTTGCAGGCTATTCAAAAGTTTCTTTAGCGGCTCCTTTCCCTGAAGTTCACGCAGATTCGGCGTATTGGGGGAACTCACATTCACCACAAAATAATCTACTTGATCAAAGAGTTTTTCGAAGCTGTAGAGATAATCATCAACCGCATTTTCATTGGGAGTGACCTTATTTTTTCCAATATTTCCACCGATCAGTACATCGGTGTTTTTTCTAAGGCGTTCCACCATTTTTTCAACACCCTCATTATTAAAACCCATCCGGTTGATGATCGCGGAATCTTCAGGCAAACGGAAGAGTCTTTTCTTTTCATTCCCCGGCTGTGGTTTTGGCGTAACCGTGCCCACTTCAATAAATCCGAATCCAAGGGCCGAAAGTTCTTTATAGAGTTTCGCGTCTTTGTCAAATCCCGCAGCAAGACCCACCGGATTAGGAAATTTTAACCCAAAAACCTCTCTTTCCAGGCGTTTATCCTGCAGAAGGAATTTTGATTTCAGAAAATCTATAGCTCCGGGAATCCGGCAGAAACTCTTTAAAAAATCAAAAGTAAAATAATGTACTTTTTCAGGATCAAATTTGAAAAGTAAGGGACGAATTAGCGATTTATACATTCCGGGCTGGTTTCTGCAAAAATAGGTTAAAATATATTTTCAGAAAACCCTGTGAAATCTGCAAAAAATAACCGGCCCGATTTGTAAAAACAAATCAGGCCGGTTTATCATATTAAATAATTTTATTTTTCCTTAAAGGGAAATGCTAAGCCTTGCAAAAAGAAATCTCCCTCCAATCCCAAACTGCTGTGATCTCCTGGACCAGTCAAATCTTCCACCACTTCGGTTTCCATACTGTTCCTCTGCTCTGTCTGGATAAATATCAAAAATATTATTGGCTCCGGCGGTTAACCTTAGAGCATCTGTGACTTTATATCCAATTGAAAAATCTGTTACCAGTTTAGAACCAAAAACCTGTTGACTTTCAGGAGTGGTCGCGGCTTCGGTCACTTCTCCAAAGAAAACATTTCGTAAAAAGAAATTAAATTTATTCAGCGCCAAACTATTTGTCAAGTTAATCTTGGTTCTGGGTACCGCTTCTTCCAAATAAATACGGCTATCTTCAGGAAAATAAGTATTCACCAATCCAGCACGTTCCAATTGTGGAGAAGCTTTGATATCACCCACCTGTTTCGTTTTAGAAAGTGTAGCGGCAAGATCAGATTTCAACTGGACATTCTGTGAAAAGAACGCTTTATGCGTTAGTACCAGGTCTAAACCTTTAGATTCGGTATCGATCGCATTTGCGAAAAAAGAGGCCGCAGTAGCATTGGCCTGAGACAATAGATTATCGAGTTCAGTACCTGTTCCGGGGCCCTGAAACTGGCCGGTATAAACAATGCGGTTATCAATTGCCACAAAATATCCGTCAACAGTCAAGGTTATATTGGCCTCGGGCATACTGGCAGTAAAACCAAGACTTATGCTTTTTGAAGTCTCTTCTTTAAGTTTTGGGATTCCAAGAAGCTGAGCAGGCCTGCTGTCATTTGAAAATGTACCTACTTCTTGTGGATCACCATTATTATCAAAAATTGTTGAAGTTGAATTAAAATACAATTGATGCAATGAAGGAGCTCTAAAACCGGTATTGGCCGCACCTCTTATATTGATATTGTCGGTAAGCTTATATCTCGAAGATACTTTAAAATTAATGGTAGAGCCGAAATCGGAATAATTTTCAAAGCGGGAAGCAAAAGTAAGAAGGAAAGCCTTGGTAAAATCTGCTTCAATATCGAAATATCCGGCTATACTACTACGCTGTCTCGATAGTTCATTTTTTGGGCTAAACCCTGGAAAAACCTGAGATCCTCCTGGCCTTGGATTTCCAAAAAAGTCGGTTGCAGGCATTTGATCTGCCCTTGTAACAACATCTCCATTTTGAGTATACTGCTCGTAAGAGGCTTTTTCTCCGGCATAAATTTCATAGGTTTCTAATCGATATTCTGCCCCAAAAGCGACATTCAGGTCTTCAAAAATATTATCATATAATTGAGAAACATCGAGGTTGGTGGTATTTTGCGCGAAAGAAAATCCGCCAGCATCAAAACTTGTCGGGCTGGCCCTTTGCAAGGAGGCATTGGAGGTATTTGAAATTAAATACAGGAATTCATTTTTCCCCCAGGTATTACTAAAATCTACATCCCATTCTCCCACAGTACCACGAATTCCCACAGCGAGTGACTTATCGTTTATCTTTGAATTTATTTCAGGTAAAAACCCGTTTATATATATTGGAGTATAGGTTCTGCTTTGATTGGGCAGACGATAGAATCCGGCAGAATTTCCTTTCCGGGAACTCATACCTGCAAAAGAATATAACTCGGTCCCTGCATCGTCAATGGGAAGAGACATATTTGCAAAAAGTCTTCCGCCTCGAAGTGCAGACTGGCCTACCCTCATATTAAAGTCACTTCGGTTAAGATTTCTGGCATCAAGTTCATTTTCGGTGACATTCAAATCGAGAAGAGATTGCAAGGCTGCCCTGTCTTCGGCATTAGCGATATCATTTTTGAAAGAATCATCGAAATAAGAAACATTTTGGGCAAACTGTTTTATTTGTTCGTTGCTCAGATTGGCAATATCTGCGCCTGCATTTGAAGCAACCCTTTCCACCGCGTTGTACGCATTAAAAATACTGCCTTCCCATTCTTTCATTCGGTTATAATCTTCGCGATAATCAAAATCTCCTGCAAAGGTTATAGAACCACCGTTATCTCCCAATTTAATTCCATAGCTTGCGGCCACATTCACGGTTTCACCATCTACTCCGCCGGTTTGTTCATTGGCATTTTTTGTAAAATTAGCTCCCGTGGTGACATCGAAATTTAGCTTATCAACATCGTCTTTAAGAACAATATTTATTACTCCCGCAATAGCATCAGAACCATACTGAGCAGCCGCACCATCGCGCAGCACCTCAATTCTTCCTATAGCCGCGGCCGGGATTGCATTTAAATCAGTCCCCACACTTCCACGACCGAAAGTTCCATTTACATTGATTAAAGAGGAATTATGTCTTCGTTTACCATTTATAAGCACAAGAACCTGATCAGGTCCCAAACCCCTTAGAGAAGCAGGATCTATATGATCTGTTCCATCTGAGATTGTTTGAGTATTTGAAGAAAAGGAAGGTGCTACATAATTCAGCATCTGATTTAGGTTCACCTGAGGTACTTCCTGACTAATTTCACTCACATTCAGTACATCTACAGGAACTGAAGATTCAGTAACTGTTCGTGCCCGATTTCGCGAACCCACCAGAACTACTTCATTAAGAGCCATCCCCGCAACCAGGGTGACGTTTATTACCTCACGATCTACTTCAATTTGACGCGGCTCAAAACCTACAAAAGTAAAAACCAGGGTTTGACCCAGTGACGCATCAATTGAGTAATGGCCGTCAAAATCGGTTACCGTTCCTTTATTTGTTCCTTTTACAGCAACAGATACTCCCGGCAGAGGCTGGGATTGTTCATCTACCACTGTACCTTTAACTTCGGTGATTTGTGCCTGCGTTAGCCACCCTACAAGGAGCATACAGACCATTAAAAAGTAATTTTTTTTCATATTTCTTTTGGTTTTAAGCGCATAAGGTAAATATAATTTTGCGTTATTAACCAAATTTTGAATAATAACTAAAGAAATATGGTATTCAGTGAAAATTTTTTAATCACTTATTTCTGGATAATATCTAAAAAAATTTAATCGACTATTGCGGGGGTTTTTCAGAAACCAACCGCAGTGTCGTCTCCCCTTCTATCGGCACCACCTTCCATACGCCCATCGGGAAGCACCAGGATAGCATCGACCTTCCCGATGACCGTAGATTCCCCAACATTGATATTATACCCTTTTTCCTGCAGAGAATTAAGCAGTTTTTCATCAAAACCTTCAGGTTCGAACAATATTTCGTCTGGCAACCATTGATGATGAAAGCGTGGGGCATCTACCGCCTCCTGCATGGTCACGCCAAATTCTTTTACATTAAGGATCGTCTGCAAAACTGAAGTAATAATGGTCGAACCTCCGGGAGAACCCAACACCATCCATAATTTATCGTTTTTCTCCACAATGGTGGGGGTCATAGAACTCAACATTTTCTTACCGGGTGCTATAGAATTGGCTTCAGCTCCAATAAGGCCGAACATATTTGGAAAACCGGGTTTAGCGCTGAAATCATCCATTTCATTATTAAGAAAAAATCCTAATTCGGGCACAAAAAGTTTTGAACCATAGGCGCCGTTTAAGGTTGTCGTCGCTGCGATGGCATTTCCATATTGGTCTACGATAGAATAATGAGTGGTTTCCATACTTTCATAACCGGCAATTTCTCCATGTTCTACTTCAGAAGAAGGGGTAGCTTTGGTAAAGCTAAATTTATCCATCCTGTTTTTTAAATAGGAATCACTTAGCAATGTATCTGTTGGAATATTCACAAAATCTGGATCTCCAAGATAGTAACTGCGATCAGCGTACGCCCTTCGCTCCGCTTCGGTTAAAACCTGTATGGTTTTTTCCGAATTATGGCCAAATTCCTTCAAAGGAAAAGGTTCCACCATCTTCAGTATTTGTCCAAGCACGATTCCCCCGCTAGAAGGAGGCGGCATGGAGATCAGTTTCAAATCTTTATATTTAACGCTAATTGGATCTCTCCATTGAGCACGGTATTCGGCGAGATCTTCCATGGTCATGATCCCACCGTGAGCCTGGAGATAATTGACCAATTCCCGGCCTATGGAACCATTATAAAATTCTTTCCTTCCATTTTCCGCAATTTGCTGTAAAGTATTTGCCAGTTCTAAATTATGAATGGTGTCTCCAGCCATATAAGCTTTTGAAAAGAGAATACTATCGTTGTTAACCTTAAGGAAAAGTTCCCGATATTTTTGAAGATTCTCTGCCTGATGTTCTGTCACCACAAAACCTCTTTTGGCAAGAGCGATCACTGGTTTAAGTATCTCGGGCATTGGAAGGGAACCAAATTTTTCATGGACTGCAAATATTCCGGCAACAGTTCCTGGAACGCCCACGGCGAGACCGCCTATTTTACTTTTTTCTGAAATAACATTTCCTTCAGCATCCTGGTACATTCTTTTAGAAGCTGCCAACGGTGCTTTTTCCCTATAATCTAGTGAACCTGTACTGCCATCAGCTTTCCGATAGACCATAAAACCTCCACCTCCCAGGTTTCCTGCAAAGGGATAGGCTACTGCAAGGGCCATTTCTGTAGCTATCATGGCGTCAAATGCATTTCCTCCTTTGCGAAGTATTGAAAGGCCAATTCTGGAAGCCTCTTCCCGCGCCGAAACTACCATTGCCTTATTGGCAATAAGTCCAGTATTCTTATCCTTTTTCTCTGAAACACCTTTTACGGCTGGTTGACAGGAAATAAGGCTTATTAAAAAAAGGAGAATTAGTTTTTTCATAAGTTTAAGAGAAAGAATTATGGGTTAATCTATATTTGTTGTTGGCATTAAAAACTTGAAAAGTAGCCTATATTTTTTTCTAAAAAAAATCTAATAATGTTCAGAAAAGACAGGATCATAGACCGTTTCTTCGGCTATGTAAAAATAGATACCCAAAGCGATCCCAAAAGCAACTCCACTCCGAGTACCGAAAAACAGTGGGATCTTGCCAACAAACTGGTAACAGAATTAAAGGAAATCGGGATGCAGGAGGTGAGCATCGACGAGAATGCCTATGTAATGGCCAGCCTTCCGGCAAATGTTTCACACAAAGTGCCCGTAATAGGCTTTGTTGCCCATTTTGACACCACACCCGATTTTACGGGTACCAATGTGAATCCGCAGATCGTAGAAAATTATGACGGTGGTGATATTCTGCTGAATGAAGAAAAAAACATTATCCTTTCCCCTGAATATTTTGAAGATCTCATTCAGTATAAAGGCCAGACACTCATCACCACTGATGGAACCACTCTTCTCGGAGCCGATGATAAAGCTGGCATTACCGAGATCATGACGGCGATGGAATACCTTATAGATAATCCTGAAATTCCACACGGCACTATCAAAGTTTGCTTTACTCCCGATGAAGAAATTGGTCGCGGCGCCCATAAATTCGATGTGCAAAAGTTTGGCGCAGAATGGGCGTATACTATGGACGGCAGCCAGATTGGTGAACTGGAATTTGAAAATTTCAATGCGGCCGGCGCAGTAGTCACCGTTGAAGGGAAAAGCGTGCATCCCGGTTATGCCAAAGACAAGCTCGTCAATAGTATGTATATCGCGCAGGATTTTATCAATTCACTGCCGAGGCTGGAAACTCCTGAACATACCGAAGGCCGACAAGGTTTTTTCCACTTAACCAATATCCATGGGAATGTTGAGGAAACGGTTTTGGAATATATTATAAGGGATCATGATAAAAAGCATTTTGAGGCGAGAAAGAAGATGATGAAAGATCTGGTTGCAGAAATTTGCAAGCAATATGAACGGGAATGCGTAAAAATTGAGATAAAAGATCAGTATTTTAATATGAAGGAAAAGGTGGAGCCGGTAATGCAGATCGTTGAAATCGCTGAAGAAGCCATGAAAGAGCTTCATATAAAACCCATTATCAAACCTATTCGTGGCGGTACCGATGGAGCTCAACTGAGTTTTATGGGTCTTCCCTGCCCTAATATCTTTGCCGGCGGCCATAATTTCCACGGAAAATATGAATATGTCCCTGTAGAAAGTATGCAGAAAGCGACCGAAGTAATTGTGAAAATCGCTGAAATGACCGCCAATAAATATAAAAAGTAGGTATAACTACAAATTTAGACCTTCCAGGTTTTTAAAACCTGGAAGGTCTCCAAAACTCATTAAAATAATGGCTGTTTCCAAAGTTGAAGAATATATCGACAAACATCCTAAATGGAAGAAACAACTTTGGCAGTTACACGAAATGATACTCACTACCGAACTCGAGCCCGCTATAAAATGGGGCGGTCCTGTATATACTCTAAACGGGAAAAACGTGCTGGGCATTGGGGCTTTTAAAAATCACTTCGGAATCTGGTTCTTTAACGGAGCTTTACTAAAAGAAAACACTTCCTTACTCGTCAATGCCCAGGAAGGAAAAACCAAAGCCCTGAGGCAAATTAGATTTGAAGAGGGAGACGAGTTAAAGGTTTCCATTTTATTGCCTTACATACAGGAAGCCATTCAGAATCAAAGTGAAGGAAAAGAAGTAAAACCCGTAAGGAGCAAAAAAATTGAAATTCCCGCCCTGCTTTCTGAAGCCATGAAAAAAGACCCGGAGGTAAAGTCCGGTTTTGAGGCGATGTCACCGGGTTGTAAAAGGGAATATGCCGAATATATTTCTGAAGCGAAAAGGGAAGAAACAAAATTACGCCGGCTGGAAAAGATCATCCCAATGATCAAAAGCAAAAAAGGACTCAACGACAAGTACAAATACTAAAAAAAAGCGGCCCGAAAGCCGCTTTAATTTTTTCAAAATTCTTTATTCTTATTTTTTGGCCTTTGCAGGTTCATTTAATTTTTGAGTCATTTCCATAGAAATGGAAGAACGGTCAAAAGTGATTTTTCCCGCGCCGGTTTCAATGATCACCGCATTATTCTTTTCGCTGAAATCGATAATTTTGCCATGCATTCCGCTTTTTGTGACCACACGGTCTCCTTTTTTAAGTTCGGCAGCAAAATTCTTTTCCTGTTTAGCTTTTTTCATCTGCGGGCGTATCATAAAAAAATACACTACCGCAAACATCAAAATAATCGGTGCAAACTGTGATAATTTATCCATATATGCTTTTAGCTGGCTTTATTGGTTCCTTCAGGTTCCACAAAAGCCTTGATCTTAATTTGTTCTTTTCCAGATTCGGTATTGGCAGAAAGAGTTACTGTTTTAGTAACCTGGCCGTTTCCTGATCCGTTGTATTTTACGAGTAATTCACCAGTTTCTCCGGGAGCAATAGTCTCGTTTTTAGGATAGGTTGGAACAGTACAACCGCAGGAGCTGGTGGCATTGGTGATTACAAGAGGCGCTCTCCCCGTATTGGTAAACTGAAAAGTATGTTGTACAGGAGTTCCTTTTGTAATGTTTCCAAAATCATATTCGGTTTCATCAAAAGTGATTTCAGGATAAACGTTTTCCTTAGCATCACGTTCAGCTGCTGTTTCTACATTTTCAGCTTTAACCTTGTCTGAAGCATTATTGTCTTTACAACCTGTAAAAACCAAACCTCCGACAACTGCAAACATTAAAATTGCTTTTTTCATCGTTAAAGTTATTTTTTATTTTAAGGCCTAAAATTAATAAAATTTCCTGATTACATCAGGCCACGGCCGCTTTTATTTAATTTATCATCAACTTTATACTCTTTTGACAATTTGTCGAGCAGGCCATTGATGAAAATGCTGCTTTTTGGAGTGCTGTATTCCTTGGCTATTTCAAGGTATTCATTAATAGTTACTTTCACCGGAATGCTTGGGAATTTCAGAAATTCACAAATAGCCATTTTTATAAGTACCATATCCACCTCGGCAATACGGTCTTTGTCCCAGTTTGGTGTTCTTCCCAGCATTTCCTGTTCCAGTTCCTCGCTATTGAGATAGGTTTTTCTGAATAATTTTATTGCAAATTCACGGTCTTCCTCATTCTTGAACAAACTGGTGATCTTCTTCTTTTTCCCGGATGGTTCTTTGAGCTTCTGAAGCATTTTCAAAATAGCGGTGTTCACCAAAGGAAGATCATCAAGCCAGGTAAGTTTAATATCTTCAAGATATTCGTAAAGCTTTTCGTTTGGAGCGATATACTTCTTGAAGATGGTGATAATAAAATCTTTATCTTCTTTAAAATCATTGTCCCGGGTACGCATATATTCCTCGTACTCCATACTGCTCCTTATCTCATTCCAGATAATTGCCGCATATTCATCATCATGCTTCCACTGGTTGATCTTATGTTTTTCAAGAGCATGTTGTAAACTCTCATTTTCATTGAGAATTTCAAAAATTTTATTATTCAAAAATTTCCTGTTGGGATCTTTCTCTTCGCTGGTGGCGAGATGTTTTTGCTGAGATTTTTCTAAAAAAGTTTCGGCGTGTTCCCTGATCTCTGTGATCAGGCTAAGTTGAAGCAGGAAAAGATCATACATTTCTTCCATGCTTTTTACGAGGAATTTCTCTTCCGTGGCAAGCTTATCATTCTGGCTTTGGTTAAAGGCGTACAAAGACTGCATTACTTTAACCCTGATATGTCTTCTTGTCAACATAATTGTAAAAGAACTTTTTTAGAAATTAGAAAGGGCGAAAGAAAAACTTTCGCCCTGCAAAAATATCAATTTATTGGAATTGACTAATTCAAATGTTGATTTTTTCTGTCGGCAATTCGTTGTTTCGCGATCTGCAGTGCGGCAAAATGAGTGGTCATGTCTTCCCTGGCCGCCTTTTCAAGGATTTGCAGGGTGGTATTATAAATATT
This genomic interval carries:
- the pepT gene encoding peptidase T; translation: MFRKDRIIDRFFGYVKIDTQSDPKSNSTPSTEKQWDLANKLVTELKEIGMQEVSIDENAYVMASLPANVSHKVPVIGFVAHFDTTPDFTGTNVNPQIVENYDGGDILLNEEKNIILSPEYFEDLIQYKGQTLITTDGTTLLGADDKAGITEIMTAMEYLIDNPEIPHGTIKVCFTPDEEIGRGAHKFDVQKFGAEWAYTMDGSQIGELEFENFNAAGAVVTVEGKSVHPGYAKDKLVNSMYIAQDFINSLPRLETPEHTEGRQGFFHLTNIHGNVEETVLEYIIRDHDKKHFEARKKMMKDLVAEICKQYERECVKIEIKDQYFNMKEKVEPVMQIVEIAEEAMKELHIKPIIKPIRGGTDGAQLSFMGLPCPNIFAGGHNFHGKYEYVPVESMQKATEVIVKIAEMTANKYKK
- a CDS encoding YdeI/OmpD-associated family protein, translating into MAVSKVEEYIDKHPKWKKQLWQLHEMILTTELEPAIKWGGPVYTLNGKNVLGIGAFKNHFGIWFFNGALLKENTSLLVNAQEGKTKALRQIRFEEGDELKVSILLPYIQEAIQNQSEGKEVKPVRSKKIEIPALLSEAMKKDPEVKSGFEAMSPGCKREYAEYISEAKREETKLRRLEKIIPMIKSKKGLNDKYKY
- the yajC gene encoding preprotein translocase subunit YajC, with the translated sequence MDKLSQFAPIILMFAVVYFFMIRPQMKKAKQEKNFAAELKKGDRVVTKSGMHGKIIDFSEKNNAVIIETGAGKITFDRSSISMEMTQKLNEPAKAKK
- a CDS encoding DUF1573 domain-containing protein; this encodes MKKAILMFAVVGGLVFTGCKDNNASDKVKAENVETAAERDAKENVYPEITFDETEYDFGNITKGTPVQHTFQFTNTGRAPLVITNATSSCGCTVPTYPKNETIAPGETGELLVKYNGSGNGQVTKTVTLSANTESGKEQIKIKAFVEPEGTNKAS
- the nusB gene encoding transcription antitermination factor NusB, with the protein product MLTRRHIRVKVMQSLYAFNQSQNDKLATEEKFLVKSMEEMYDLFLLQLSLITEIREHAETFLEKSQQKHLATSEEKDPNRKFLNNKIFEILNENESLQHALEKHKINQWKHDDEYAAIIWNEIRSSMEYEEYMRTRDNDFKEDKDFIITIFKKYIAPNEKLYEYLEDIKLTWLDDLPLVNTAILKMLQKLKEPSGKKKKITSLFKNEEDREFAIKLFRKTYLNSEELEQEMLGRTPNWDKDRIAEVDMVLIKMAICEFLKFPSIPVKVTINEYLEIAKEYSTPKSSIFINGLLDKLSKEYKVDDKLNKSGRGLM